The window aatgcaccattgaatcatttcaaattggtttcttgaacataacaatgagttcactgtactaaaatggcccccacagtcaccagatctcaatccaatagagcatctttgggatgtggtggaactagagcttcgtgccctggatgtgcatcccacaaatctccatcaactgcaagatgctatcctatcaatatgggccaacatttctaaagaatgctttcagcaccttgttgaatcaatgctacatagaattaaggcagttctgaaggtgaaaaggggtcaaacacagtattagtatggtgttcctaataatcctttaggtgccattgttttcccccaaaatgCAAACCagcattgttttttgtaaggtatgtttgtaaaaatgcatagtcctggattaatctgaACCCAGTCCGGGATTTAAACATCAAAACAGCTACACACTAAATCTCTATATTCATACCGATGGGAATGTTTTGCTTGCAAACTTTATCCACAAGACTATCTGACCCTCCAACCTCCGGATGTAGAAAGGTTCCGTGGCCGATTCTATCAGGCGGCAAATCCAACAACAGCTCAGACTCATCGTTCTGGGAAGGTATCTGAAATGCACGTTATCTCCAGTAAACACCGCATGGGCACGCTTACAGAAATAGTACACAAAATCTAAGAGGCTTTCAAATAGATGTATATTTTCTCCATACCTCTGAGAGATGCAGCGCCAGCTTCAGGCCGCAGTTTTTGGCTTTTTGAAGTGCACAGAGCAAATCTTTTCCATGACCGACCTGTTAAAGATCAAAGATACCGAAACTGCAGCCGGAAGCAGCACGTCAAGTATGAAACTTTTCGGAAAGTATGATAATTTGTGCTCACTGTTGGGTCTCCGCTGAGGTCAAGTCCAACTACCATTCCGTCACTGGAAAGCAGGAATTCTTCTGCCAGCTTCACGGTCTCCATGGCAACCTCAGGTCCATGTCTGCGGTCCACAGCCACAATGAACCTGTTCGGCGAAAGCAGAACTTATTATTACAACAAACATATGAAGctggtaaaataaaaaaacttaaaggATACCTGACATCAATGTCAACATCCTCTTCTTTACACTGGCGAATGGCTTCGAGCACAGTTTCAATGTATCTTTTCTTAGTGAGACCTTTTTGTAACAAAACAAATGTCGACAAAAACAGACAATGGttattaaaatgacaaaaaaaatatgaaacattGTTTGTCATTATGACTTTAGTGGAATACAAGAGGAAGTTTTAAAGAATGCTTACACACTTTCTCATATAGATATAAGTAAATGTGTACTGAGGATAGTCCCAAAATCTCTTTGTTTTCAAGAAGGTAAGTTCACGGAATTAATAATAGATTAACATAATGAACTTTTTCTCATTAGAAATTGTTTCCGGTACCTGTGCCAGTCACTTCCCGAGGTGTGCTGCGTAATTCCAAATATTTCACTCCATCAGCTGCAAACTCTCGAATGACTGATTTGGCAACCTATtgaaaagtattttatttttaactcattcTTAAAGGGTAGTTGACCCCAAaatcaagttgttacaaacctgtatatatgtctttgttttgctgaacacagagaaagatattttgaggaatgtttgtaatcaagccATTTTAAAgcaccattaacttccatagaaGGAAAaatgtgttcagcagaacaaagaaatttatacaggtttggaataacttgaggttgagtaaatgacataattttcatttttgggtaaactacccctttaaagggcacatattatccAAATTTCACTTTTCCAACGTATTTgggcataaatgtgtgttggcagagcgtgaacacaaccacccttcaatgaaaaaaatccatccaccactttatttttaagcatcattacaccaaagcagtctcatttgACATACTGTTTtcattctcttgttaatgtgatgtcacactgataaagacCCGCCCACGGCCACTGTCTGACAGGCCTGCATTACCATAGCTTCTGCCCTTAGTGAGTTGTGCACTGTTCGTCATGTCTCAATAGTGCGATAGTATTGTTTCAGACTGTGTTCACAGGAATCAGACCTATTTCAACTGAAAGCGCTTACTGTCTCTTTTTGTAGGGGAGTGAGGAGCAATATGTcattaaaggtacagacacaaAAAAAGCAAGTTTTTGCTCCCActcaaataggggcattttgagttGAAACTTCACTGACACATTTTGGTTACATATTACATCTTGTTCTTGTACCCTTAAAAGTGCATGAGAAGAAAACACATAGAATGCACTTTACCATTAGTATATCCTCTTCTGAATCAACCAGCTGGTGGATTGCTTTAAACACTTGAAAACATCTGTTAAAGAGAACCAGTAACAATTAGGGGCTCTCAAAAGGAATATATGAGTGTAAAATGGAGCACACTATCTAGAACACTTGCtagcaaaaataaatgttttcctctttaaattgcatattaatatTGGAACTCctattaataattttacaaacaGCTTATAGATTAAGTGAATGTTATGAATAGATTTTATGAGTGTGGCCGACTTCATGCGGCGGCTGCGCATACCGATCGTCgattgacatcagagtaccgcgagagctctcGCATGAATTCATACAGACCGCTGCTGGCTAGAgaggatacagctacggccaaatctcgcgagatgttgCGTTTAGGGTTCGGTTTGGGAGTAGGATTACGATGAAAACAGCTGTTCTGGCTAGATCGGATACAAATACAGCCTAACTCACATAAAATGTTTGGTTTGGGGGTCGGATCAGAATTAAAACAGCGTTCATCCGGCGAGATTATGGTAGTGgttgtatcccttctagccacaaccgaACACACCCTTTGATTTGTGTTTATTACTGACTCGTCCAACGTGCGGCGCTGTCCGCTGCGGATTGCAGTCATGTTGTGCTTGATGTTCAGATGAGGTTTTTGCTTTATGAGCGTTTCCATAGTGTCAAAACTCACAGAGCCATTAAGATGCGCATGGAGTTCCTGAAAGCAAGACAATAATGAACTCAATTTCAGTTACTGTGATCAATTGAATTACAGTAGACTCTGAGCTCTGGATTTACGTGTTGCATGGGATTAAATTAAGTGTTTCCTACCACTTTAGGGAGCCGACGATAAAAGAGATCAGCTTCGGTATTCATCTTTGTACGCCGTCGCGTTTATAAAATCTGGTTTTGTAAAGATTTGCGACTGTTAAACACCGATTGACTGAAGTGGCTATTTGGCAAACATATACGGAATATTTTTCCTGTTGCACCGATATTGCGCCACACACAAAAATAAGCCGGAAACATAATCGACCTTTAACTTGGTTCCGCATTTATTCAAAGTGAACTGGCTTTACCTGCGAGGGCAGATTTATAATTTAAccttaaaaattataataaataaaaataaattataaataaagttttgaaaaaAGAATAAACTAAGAAATGACACTTTTACACTGCACATAAAATGACAAGCACACATTAAAACTATACATAATCATGATCTCTTTATCCTTAAAAAACtcataatatgtaaaaaaaaacattagcagGACATATTTCAGTATTTATTTAGCAACTTAAAGTAACAGTCCAGACTGGTttgtaatattatatataaatacatgttGGTATATATTCCAAGCACTGGAAAGTTATTAACCTTTTATTATTGCCTTCATTTACCATTTTGTCAAAGCATAGCCTGCATACATACACCATTGCAAACATtatttgcaaaaacaacaaacacagaACAAATGTACTTATGTTTGCATCTTATTACAGACGTGCTGTTTCAAGATCCGATTCATTTATAGCCTCCTTTAAATAGTGGCTAAAATCATCAAAGCCATCTGATCTGGAATCAGCAGGTGAACTCTCATGTGCTTGTTAAAAGTATATAGACCTAGGCTACATAACCTCACATTTTTCAGCAGACTGTTTGAGGTCTTCAAGGGTACTCTGAGCCTTTTCTTTAATCTGATCAATATCTATATTTTGAATGTTGGTCAGCTGACCCAGAACAGACTGCTTGCTTTCTTCCTCCTGGTTGTCTTCGGCGATCATCTTGGCGAGCTCTGTGGGCAGCTCCACATCATCTCCCGCTGCCTGAATCTGTGTGTCATCCAACTCACTCTgtggattttgaaaaaaaaagaa is drawn from Misgurnus anguillicaudatus chromosome 6, ASM2758022v2, whole genome shotgun sequence and contains these coding sequences:
- the mapda gene encoding N6-Methyl-AMP deaminase, producing MNTEADLFYRRLPKVELHAHLNGSVSFDTMETLIKQKPHLNIKHNMTAIRSGQRRTLDECFQVFKAIHQLVDSEEDILMVAKSVIREFAADGVKYLELRSTPREVTGTGLTKKRYIETVLEAIRQCKEEDVDIDVRFIVAVDRRHGPEVAMETVKLAEEFLLSSDGMVVGLDLSGDPTVGHGKDLLCALQKAKNCGLKLALHLSEIPSQNDESELLLDLPPDRIGHGTFLHPEVGGSDSLVDKVCKQNIPIEMCLTSNVKGKTVSSYDKHHFQYWYNRGHPCVLCTDDKGVFCSDLSQEYQLAASTFGLNQEAVWRLSQQAIKYAFAPEPIKQRLEKKWVELRPQILQ